The Virgibacillus dokdonensis genome includes a window with the following:
- the gnd gene encoding phosphogluconate dehydrogenase (NAD(+)-dependent, decarboxylating) — protein sequence MNIGMIGLGKMGYNLALNLLDHQHYVLGFDTNEAQRTSITHANYEATSSIEHLVEQLPSPRIIWLMVPAGEVTENVVQKMTTLLETGDILIDGGNSNYKDTCKRKEMLDDKGIFFFDCGTSGGTDGARNGACTMIGGDAEAFKQIEPLFKDISTENGYLYTGKAGSGHFLKMVHNGMEYGMMQAIAEGFDILHKSEFDYDYEKVAKVFNHGSVIRSWLMELTQQAFSKDAQLDQIRGIMQSSGEGKWTVETALDYQVAAPVIALSLMMRYRSLEDDTFTGKVVAALRNEFGGHAVVKND from the coding sequence ATGAATATTGGTATGATTGGCTTAGGAAAAATGGGATATAATTTAGCACTTAATTTACTCGACCATCAACATTATGTACTTGGCTTTGACACGAACGAAGCACAAAGGACTTCAATCACACATGCAAATTACGAAGCAACATCCTCCATCGAACATCTTGTAGAACAATTACCTAGTCCGCGCATTATATGGTTAATGGTTCCAGCTGGAGAAGTGACAGAAAATGTCGTACAAAAAATGACAACATTACTTGAAACTGGTGATATTTTAATTGATGGCGGTAACTCCAACTATAAAGATACATGTAAACGAAAAGAAATGTTAGACGATAAAGGCATCTTCTTCTTTGACTGCGGTACAAGTGGAGGAACAGATGGCGCTAGAAACGGCGCTTGTACGATGATAGGTGGAGATGCTGAAGCATTTAAACAAATTGAACCACTATTTAAAGATATTTCCACAGAAAACGGCTACTTATACACTGGGAAAGCAGGCAGTGGCCATTTCTTAAAAATGGTTCACAATGGCATGGAATATGGTATGATGCAAGCCATCGCAGAAGGATTTGATATTCTTCATAAAAGTGAATTTGACTATGACTACGAAAAAGTTGCTAAGGTATTTAACCATGGTTCGGTCATTCGTTCTTGGTTAATGGAACTAACACAACAAGCATTCTCCAAAGATGCTCAATTGGATCAAATACGTGGTATTATGCAATCTTCGGGTGAAGGAAAATGGACGGTAGAAACAGCTCTAGATTACCAAGTAGCAGCACCAGTTATTGCACTTTCCTTAATGATGCGTTATCGCTCCCTTGAAGATGATACGTTTACAGGCAAAGTGGTAGCAGCACTACGGAATGAATTTGGCGGCCACGCTGTGGTTAAAAACGACTAG
- a CDS encoding MurR/RpiR family transcriptional regulator, with protein sequence MDQVNQHGLARIRSNYSRLSEKEKKIADYILQHPKTIIHHTINQIADELEVADSTVFRFCQRVGFKGYQALKIALAAEMATPVTDIHEKIQAGDDVGTVSEKVFRSNMNTLEDTLKVIDQKALHEAVAALIVAEKVEFFGIGGSAIVSIDAYHKFLRSGMQVHANLDAHMQLMAASQLRAKDVAVIISHSGSTKDIMDILHVLRDKNVTIIAITNFAKSTLSKQADILLYTVSDETEFRPEALSSRIAELTLIDALYTNVMLAKGESAQQALQDMRKAIALKRL encoded by the coding sequence ATGGATCAAGTCAACCAACACGGTTTAGCGCGTATTCGTAGCAATTATAGCCGCTTAAGTGAGAAAGAGAAGAAAATAGCTGATTATATTTTGCAACATCCGAAAACAATTATTCATCATACAATTAACCAGATTGCAGATGAATTGGAGGTTGCGGATTCAACGGTGTTTCGTTTTTGTCAGCGCGTGGGTTTTAAAGGATACCAAGCTTTAAAAATTGCACTTGCTGCTGAAATGGCGACACCCGTCACAGATATTCACGAAAAAATCCAAGCTGGCGATGACGTAGGAACGGTTAGTGAAAAAGTTTTTCGTTCGAATATGAATACACTAGAGGATACGTTAAAAGTAATTGATCAAAAAGCCTTACATGAAGCTGTTGCAGCATTAATTGTAGCTGAAAAAGTAGAGTTTTTTGGGATAGGTGGGTCAGCCATTGTATCCATCGACGCTTATCATAAATTTCTTCGTAGTGGAATGCAAGTGCACGCAAATTTGGATGCGCATATGCAGCTAATGGCAGCATCACAATTGCGTGCTAAAGATGTGGCTGTTATTATTTCCCACTCTGGTTCTACAAAAGATATTATGGATATACTACATGTTTTAAGGGATAAAAATGTCACGATTATTGCGATAACAAACTTTGCTAAATCCACGCTGAGCAAGCAAGCAGATATTTTACTTTATACCGTCTCAGATGAGACAGAATTTCGACCTGAAGCATTATCGTCACGAATTGCAGAGCTGACATTAATTGACGCATTATATACAAATGTAATGCTTGCCAAAGGAGAATCCGCTCAACAGGCACTACAAGATATGCGCAAGGCAATTGCTTTAAAACGTTTATAA
- a CDS encoding MurR/RpiR family transcriptional regulator, producing the protein MIDISKLIQGKNVTELDIQLLSYIVENMDHVLKQGVRHIAKVNYTSPATIIRLSKKLGYTGFVDMYYHLLPLVKEVDEKKGNVEDDFPDITTKEFFDCNGMETIHQFIHKVMQMEQTYIFLYATGFSAIAAEYLYKKLLVLGKKTILASGMDSIGVFENNLDHIGALVVISKSGETQQVIDKLVAAKEHNIFTVSFTKEIENRIANISDLNFKIMDNNKLDDRNMLPNIFFPRLLMAFELILKEYLKTNAR; encoded by the coding sequence TTGATTGATATTAGTAAGTTAATTCAAGGGAAAAATGTAACAGAATTAGATATTCAATTGTTGAGCTATATTGTCGAAAATATGGATCATGTCTTGAAACAAGGAGTTCGTCACATTGCCAAAGTGAATTATACTTCTCCAGCAACCATTATTCGTTTGTCCAAGAAGCTTGGATATACAGGATTTGTAGATATGTATTATCACCTTTTACCGCTGGTGAAAGAGGTAGATGAAAAGAAGGGAAATGTAGAAGATGATTTCCCAGATATTACTACAAAGGAATTTTTCGATTGCAATGGGATGGAAACAATTCATCAATTTATCCATAAAGTCATGCAGATGGAGCAAACCTATATCTTTTTATACGCAACTGGCTTTTCGGCTATAGCTGCTGAATATTTATACAAAAAGTTATTAGTATTAGGGAAGAAAACGATATTAGCTAGTGGTATGGATTCAATAGGTGTATTTGAAAATAATTTGGATCATATTGGTGCACTTGTTGTGATTTCTAAATCGGGTGAAACACAGCAAGTCATTGATAAGCTAGTTGCTGCTAAGGAGCATAACATATTTACTGTTTCCTTCACCAAAGAAATAGAAAATCGAATCGCCAACATATCGGATTTAAACTTTAAAATCATGGATAATAATAAGCTAGATGATCGAAATATGTTGCCTAATATTTTTTTCCCTCGATTATTAATGGCTTTTGAGCTTATTTTAAAGGAATACTTAAAAACAAATGCTAGGTAG
- a CDS encoding PTS transporter subunit EIIC translates to MKQKMMEAMQRFSKAMFIPVLILPIAGILIALGNVFTNPRLLEIIPFLDNPVTTGFGSILSGSLVSILSNLGLIFAVGITVGLAKKEKSVAGFTALLGYLVFVNAMNKFMELSGLLLEADSLQGTGQTLVLGVQILDMGVFLGIMLGLVTAFIHNKFIDTEFNGAFQIYGGSRFVFIVLIPVTVLMAVLLTYIWPIFQNGINNLGTLIQHSGNFGLFLYGMLERLLIPTGLHHLVYTPFLYTSLGGVAEVGGQVLEGARNIYYAEIADPAVARLSESVIWDARGIAKMFGLIGACLAMYHTAKPENKVKVKAILIPAAFTSFIAGVTEPIEFSFMFVAPILFVVHAALSGLSMVALNLLDVRAIGPNGMIDFLLFNVPLGFEKTSWPMYIFVGILFFVIYYVVFRFLITKFNFKTVGREDAGKEAKLYSKQDYKEKKRKGKAKDDTNTANTDMASLIVEALGGAENIDTITNCYTRLRLTLRQPNLVDEETLKTKTGASGVIVKDKNVQVVYGLQVTTVRKSVDDYLGREQTE, encoded by the coding sequence TTGAAGCAGAAGATGATGGAAGCAATGCAACGTTTTTCCAAAGCAATGTTTATTCCAGTACTTATTTTACCCATTGCAGGTATTCTCATAGCTCTTGGTAATGTATTTACAAACCCACGATTACTTGAAATAATTCCGTTTTTAGATAATCCTGTCACAACTGGGTTTGGTTCCATTTTATCGGGTTCATTAGTTTCGATTTTAAGTAATTTAGGTTTAATTTTTGCTGTTGGTATAACTGTAGGCTTAGCAAAGAAAGAAAAGTCCGTAGCAGGATTTACCGCATTATTAGGATATTTAGTATTTGTGAATGCAATGAATAAATTTATGGAGCTAAGTGGTTTGCTTCTCGAAGCTGATTCCTTGCAAGGAACTGGACAAACATTGGTGTTAGGAGTCCAGATATTAGATATGGGAGTTTTCCTAGGGATTATGCTCGGTCTTGTAACCGCATTTATTCATAATAAATTTATTGATACAGAATTTAATGGTGCCTTTCAAATATATGGTGGTTCCCGGTTTGTGTTTATCGTTTTAATTCCGGTTACCGTATTAATGGCAGTGCTTCTCACTTATATTTGGCCTATTTTTCAAAATGGAATCAACAATCTTGGCACATTGATTCAACACAGTGGGAATTTTGGTTTGTTTTTATACGGCATGTTAGAAAGGTTACTTATTCCAACTGGTTTACATCACTTAGTATATACGCCATTTCTGTACACCTCACTTGGTGGCGTAGCTGAAGTTGGCGGCCAGGTTTTAGAAGGGGCTCGTAATATTTACTACGCGGAAATTGCTGATCCAGCGGTAGCCCGTTTATCAGAAAGTGTTATCTGGGATGCACGTGGCATTGCGAAAATGTTTGGTTTAATTGGAGCATGTTTAGCGATGTACCATACAGCCAAACCAGAAAATAAAGTAAAAGTAAAAGCAATTTTAATTCCAGCTGCATTTACTTCTTTTATTGCCGGAGTTACAGAGCCAATTGAGTTCTCCTTTATGTTTGTGGCACCAATTCTATTTGTTGTCCATGCTGCTTTAAGTGGTTTAAGCATGGTGGCTTTAAATTTATTAGATGTTCGTGCAATTGGACCAAATGGCATGATTGATTTTCTATTGTTTAATGTCCCACTTGGCTTTGAGAAAACAAGTTGGCCGATGTATATCTTCGTCGGAATCCTATTCTTTGTTATCTATTATGTAGTATTTCGTTTCTTAATTACCAAATTTAATTTCAAAACAGTAGGACGTGAAGATGCAGGCAAAGAAGCAAAATTGTACTCGAAACAAGATTACAAAGAAAAGAAGCGTAAAGGTAAAGCAAAAGACGATACAAATACGGCGAACACCGATATGGCAAGCTTGATTGTAGAGGCTCTTGGCGGGGCAGAAAATATTGATACCATAACAAACTGTTATACGAGATTGCGACTCACATTGCGCCAACCAAACTTAGTTGATGAAGAAACATTAAAAACAAAGACAGGAGCAAGTGGTGTCATTGTTAAAGATAAAAACGTTCAGGTAGTGTACGGTTTACAAGTAACGACTGTGCGTAAATCTGTGGATGATTATTTAGGTAGAGAACAAACAGAATAG
- a CDS encoding 6-phospho-alpha-glucosidase: protein MKEFSIVIAGGGSTYTPGIVMMLLDNLDRFPIRTLKLYDNDAERQAVLGEALAITLKEKAPDMEYIYTTDPEEAFTDVDFCFAHIRTGKYKMRELDEKIPLKHGVVGQETCGPGGIAYGMRSIKDMIELIDLMEQYSPNCWMLNYSNPAAIVAEACRVLRPNSRVLNICDMPVGTVRRMSQIIGKTPQDLDVRYFGLNHFGWWTSIKDKEGNEYLPQIRDYVEEHGYLTQVEVDTQHMDPSWQETHKKAKDLLAVDPRFLPNTYLKYYFYPDYVVNHSNPTYTRANEVMDGREKEVFSTAREIIAKGTSSGSEFSIGSHASFIVDLARAIAFNTYERMVMIVENNGAIANFDNDAMVEVPCLIGSDGVEPLNQGKIPDFERALMYQQVTVEKLVVQAYIEGSYQKLWQALTLSKTVPSAKVAKEILDDLIEANREFWPELK, encoded by the coding sequence ATGAAAGAATTTTCGATTGTAATAGCAGGTGGCGGAAGTACCTACACGCCAGGAATTGTAATGATGCTTTTGGATAATTTAGATCGTTTTCCTATTCGTACATTAAAATTATATGATAATGATGCAGAGAGACAGGCGGTATTAGGGGAAGCATTGGCAATTACTTTAAAGGAAAAGGCGCCTGATATGGAGTATATTTATACTACTGATCCAGAAGAAGCATTTACAGACGTCGATTTTTGTTTTGCACATATACGAACTGGTAAATATAAAATGCGTGAATTAGATGAGAAAATCCCGTTAAAGCACGGTGTGGTTGGTCAAGAAACGTGTGGACCAGGCGGAATTGCCTATGGGATGAGAAGCATTAAAGATATGATAGAACTTATCGACCTAATGGAGCAATATTCGCCAAACTGCTGGATGTTAAATTACTCTAACCCAGCAGCAATTGTCGCAGAAGCTTGTCGTGTATTACGTCCAAATTCTCGCGTATTAAATATTTGTGATATGCCAGTAGGAACGGTACGAAGAATGTCACAAATTATTGGTAAAACACCACAAGACCTTGACGTTCGTTATTTCGGTTTAAATCATTTTGGTTGGTGGACGAGTATCAAAGATAAAGAGGGAAATGAATACTTACCACAAATTAGAGATTATGTAGAAGAACATGGGTACTTGACTCAAGTCGAGGTTGATACACAGCATATGGACCCAAGCTGGCAGGAGACGCATAAGAAGGCAAAAGATTTACTCGCCGTTGATCCGAGATTTCTACCGAATACGTATTTAAAATATTATTTCTATCCTGACTATGTTGTGAACCATTCCAACCCAACATATACGAGGGCAAATGAAGTTATGGATGGCAGGGAAAAAGAAGTCTTTTCTACGGCAAGAGAAATTATTGCAAAAGGTACATCCTCAGGAAGTGAATTTTCTATAGGTAGTCATGCTTCATTTATTGTCGATCTTGCGCGAGCTATCGCATTTAATACGTATGAAAGAATGGTTATGATTGTAGAAAACAATGGAGCTATAGCCAACTTCGATAACGATGCAATGGTTGAAGTCCCATGTCTCATTGGATCAGATGGGGTGGAACCCTTAAATCAAGGAAAGATTCCAGATTTTGAACGAGCGTTAATGTATCAACAGGTGACAGTAGAAAAATTAGTTGTCCAAGCGTATATAGAAGGTAGTTATCAAAAACTATGGCAAGCACTAACACTTTCTAAAACAGTACCAAGTGCAAAAGTAGCTAAAGAAATTTTAGACGATCTTATCGAAGCTAATCGAGAATTTTGGCCAGAGTTAAAATAA
- a CDS encoding MFS transporter translates to MPAQPMAETKQEKIWTRDFILICLANFCIFLGFQMTLPTLPLFVKELGGSDQLIGIIVGIFTFSALVMRPYAGHALESKGRQFVYMFGLLIFVVSVGSFALVSSIALLLLLRIVQGVGWGFSTTATGTIATDLIPPSRRGEGMGYFGLAGNLALAFGPSLGLALVGQMSFSSFFLICASAGLVALLLSSKIKYKKVEQLQHKTVALKFDFFEKTAIHPSLLLFFVTFTFGGIATFLPLHAAEQEVAGIEGYFLMYAVFLMISRTFAGKIYDQKGHLFVFLPGTVLIFGAMILLAWLPNTAMLLIAASLYGLGFGMIQPALQAWAVEKAPGNRKGMTNATFFSFFDLGVGMGAIIFGQIAFLFNYGVIYVVAAGSVLLSMLLYLYLVFIAVRRKQDVR, encoded by the coding sequence ATGCCAGCACAACCTATGGCAGAGACAAAACAGGAAAAAATTTGGACACGTGACTTTATCCTTATTTGTCTCGCTAATTTTTGTATATTTTTAGGCTTTCAGATGACGCTACCTACGTTACCTTTATTTGTAAAAGAACTTGGTGGCAGTGATCAATTGATCGGAATTATTGTTGGAATATTTACATTTTCAGCATTGGTAATGCGTCCTTATGCAGGGCATGCATTGGAGTCAAAAGGTAGACAATTTGTATATATGTTCGGATTACTTATCTTTGTTGTATCTGTGGGCTCATTTGCACTCGTTTCCAGTATTGCCCTACTACTATTACTCCGCATCGTACAAGGAGTAGGATGGGGCTTTTCAACGACAGCTACTGGAACCATTGCGACGGATTTAATACCTCCCTCGCGTCGTGGAGAAGGGATGGGCTATTTCGGACTAGCTGGTAATTTAGCATTAGCTTTTGGCCCGTCTTTAGGTCTAGCGCTTGTTGGTCAAATGAGCTTTTCTAGCTTTTTCCTCATATGTGCTTCCGCTGGACTTGTTGCATTACTTCTATCTAGTAAAATTAAATATAAAAAAGTAGAACAATTGCAGCATAAGACAGTAGCTTTGAAGTTTGATTTTTTTGAGAAAACGGCTATTCATCCGTCATTATTACTGTTTTTTGTAACGTTTACGTTTGGAGGAATTGCAACCTTTCTACCTTTACATGCTGCAGAACAGGAAGTTGCTGGAATTGAAGGCTATTTTTTAATGTATGCTGTTTTCCTGATGATTTCCCGTACATTTGCTGGGAAAATTTATGATCAGAAAGGGCATTTATTTGTTTTCCTTCCTGGGACAGTGCTTATTTTTGGCGCTATGATTTTGTTAGCTTGGCTGCCTAACACAGCTATGTTACTTATTGCAGCTAGTTTATATGGACTTGGATTCGGAATGATTCAACCTGCCTTACAAGCATGGGCGGTTGAAAAAGCTCCCGGAAATCGAAAAGGGATGACGAATGCCACTTTTTTCTCCTTTTTTGATTTAGGTGTTGGTATGGGAGCCATTATCTTCGGACAAATTGCCTTCTTATTTAATTATGGTGTGATTTATGTTGTAGCTGCAGGATCTGTGTTACTATCCATGTTATTGTATTTGTATCTCGTATTCATTGCTGTACGTCGTAAGCAAGATGTGCGTTAG
- a CDS encoding FtsX-like permease family protein — MLVKLSLSSMRKMFKDYLVLLFGLTISIAIFYMFQTLAQNEAFVEANAMISATMFVFHVGTFILGFITVFYIFYATSFIQTLRQKEMAMYLTLGAKKSKITQLMFMETLFIGLVSLVIGIVIGMGLTAIIADVLMDMLDFSAEATGFKAIYTSSIITTVIFYIILFLLTSVVNAWQIGKKKVLDLLQADKQEDVIKTSGLKTFFGVLLSIILMVIGYYTMINIAELQYLGVILATITIVPGTYFIFISFLPYFVKKLKQNRMLNETGINSFTLGQLRFRMLNLTKVLGTVAMLIALGLGAMTAGLSFYHNIELQASSFQANDAAIYEPTKEDLKTIGAMDVSEKNTYEYKLTNDGVFFLKDSLLEKPPLVPHFDSTMEAISDIQILRVEEKLPASLYTMDGKEGEELPDKWLDAISLELNASDTMFGETTVYVVDQSHYENVDAKEKQVIVVKADDFSKHLSSFKQLEERQQEVAESYVGKPVDNAGGKYNNYVSLKSFSSGTVFMGIFLGIAFLMMMASVLMFKLLSSAGADIERYHMLRKIGVRKSLLQRSIYRELFLLFLFPAIIGLVHVLIGMQMFSFILVEPYTKVWLPIIIFLVIYGLYYVITVQLYKRIVLPKHH, encoded by the coding sequence GTGTTAGTTAAATTATCTCTATCCAGTATGCGAAAAATGTTTAAAGACTATTTAGTACTATTATTTGGATTAACGATTTCCATTGCGATTTTTTATATGTTTCAAACATTAGCTCAAAATGAAGCTTTTGTGGAAGCAAATGCCATGATTAGTGCAACCATGTTTGTGTTCCATGTTGGGACATTTATTCTCGGATTTATTACGGTTTTCTATATTTTTTATGCCACCTCGTTTATTCAAACATTGCGACAAAAAGAAATGGCTATGTATCTAACTCTGGGGGCAAAAAAAAGTAAAATTACGCAACTCATGTTTATGGAGACGCTGTTTATCGGACTAGTCTCGCTAGTCATCGGTATTGTGATCGGCATGGGGTTAACAGCGATTATTGCCGATGTACTTATGGATATGCTTGATTTCTCAGCGGAAGCCACGGGCTTTAAAGCGATTTATACTTCTTCGATCATTACAACCGTTATCTTTTATATTATTTTGTTTTTATTAACATCGGTTGTAAATGCTTGGCAAATTGGCAAGAAAAAGGTGCTAGATTTATTACAAGCGGACAAACAAGAAGACGTTATTAAAACAAGCGGTTTGAAAACCTTTTTTGGTGTGTTACTTTCTATTATTTTAATGGTGATTGGCTACTACACCATGATTAATATTGCTGAATTGCAATATCTCGGAGTTATCCTAGCTACCATCACGATCGTGCCAGGAACATATTTCATCTTTATTTCTTTTTTGCCATACTTTGTGAAAAAGTTAAAACAAAACCGCATGTTAAATGAAACAGGCATTAACTCATTTACACTAGGGCAATTACGATTTCGAATGCTTAACTTAACCAAAGTATTAGGAACAGTAGCCATGTTAATTGCACTTGGATTAGGTGCAATGACAGCCGGGCTTTCGTTCTATCATAATATAGAGCTTCAAGCCTCTAGCTTTCAAGCAAATGATGCAGCAATCTATGAACCAACCAAGGAAGATTTAAAAACCATCGGAGCAATGGACGTCAGTGAAAAAAATACGTACGAGTATAAATTGACGAATGACGGAGTGTTCTTTCTTAAAGACAGCCTGTTAGAGAAACCACCTCTAGTTCCTCATTTCGATAGTACAATGGAAGCTATATCTGATATTCAAATATTACGTGTGGAAGAAAAACTACCTGCTTCTCTGTATACAATGGATGGCAAAGAAGGGGAAGAACTTCCAGATAAATGGTTGGATGCTATCTCTCTTGAATTAAATGCAAGCGATACTATGTTTGGCGAGACAACGGTTTATGTCGTTGATCAAAGCCATTATGAGAACGTAGATGCGAAAGAAAAACAGGTCATAGTAGTTAAAGCAGACGACTTTTCCAAGCATTTATCGTCATTCAAGCAACTGGAAGAAAGACAACAAGAAGTTGCGGAAAGTTATGTAGGTAAACCTGTCGATAATGCGGGGGGAAAATATAATAATTATGTCAGTTTAAAAAGTTTTTCCAGCGGCACCGTCTTTATGGGAATTTTTCTCGGTATTGCCTTTTTAATGATGATGGCGAGTGTGCTTATGTTTAAACTGCTATCAAGTGCCGGAGCAGATATCGAGCGCTATCACATGTTACGTAAAATCGGTGTTCGTAAGTCATTATTGCAACGATCCATATACCGTGAATTATTTCTACTATTTTTGTTCCCAGCCATTATCGGGCTTGTACACGTCTTAATTGGTATGCAAATGTTCTCTTTTATCTTAGTGGAACCTTATACAAAAGTATGGCTACCAATTATTATTTTCTTAGTCATCTATGGTTTATATTACGTGATTACAGTCCAATTATATAAACGGATTGTATTACCAAAACATCATTAA
- a CDS encoding ABC transporter ATP-binding protein: MAQSVLQVNHLNKVYGKRKETQYHALIDISFEMKQGEFVGIMGASGAGKTTLLNVISTLDQASSGSVKIAGTDVTNMKQNHLADFRSKQLGFIFQDFNLLENLTVYENIALPLSLQGVAVKNIKPSVLKVAKNLGIEEILPKYPVTISGGQKQRVAAARALVHEPALILADEPTGALDSKNARSLMETFVHMNENLGTSIMLVTHDPLSASYCQRILFIQDGQLYKEIHRTHRRNEFHQDILDVLSEINKPNEW; encoded by the coding sequence ATGGCACAATCTGTCTTACAAGTAAACCATTTAAATAAAGTGTACGGAAAAAGGAAAGAAACACAATATCACGCCTTAATAGATATTTCATTTGAAATGAAACAGGGTGAATTTGTCGGTATTATGGGGGCTTCTGGCGCCGGAAAAACGACACTGTTAAACGTAATCTCTACTTTGGATCAAGCATCTAGTGGCTCTGTAAAAATTGCCGGTACGGATGTTACGAACATGAAGCAAAATCATTTAGCAGACTTTCGCTCCAAGCAACTCGGCTTTATTTTTCAAGATTTTAATCTATTAGAAAACCTTACTGTTTATGAAAATATTGCTTTACCTTTATCTTTACAAGGTGTTGCAGTGAAAAACATTAAACCAAGCGTACTAAAAGTGGCCAAAAATCTCGGCATTGAGGAGATTCTTCCGAAATATCCTGTAACCATATCCGGAGGGCAAAAGCAAAGGGTTGCAGCAGCTCGCGCGCTTGTACATGAACCTGCACTCATTCTTGCAGACGAGCCTACTGGCGCATTGGATTCTAAAAACGCAAGAAGCTTAATGGAAACATTCGTTCATATGAATGAAAATCTCGGCACATCCATTATGCTCGTAACTCATGATCCATTAAGCGCAAGTTATTGTCAGCGTATCTTATTCATTCAAGATGGTCAGCTATATAAAGAAATACATCGTACTCATAGACGGAATGAATTCCATCAAGATATTCTTGATGTCCTTTCTGAAATTAACAAACCAAATGAATGGTAA